Proteins encoded together in one Pseudomonadota bacterium window:
- the bioB gene encoding biotin synthase BioB, with translation MKTNWTRAEIAELFDLPFTELLFRAATLHREYHASDEVQLCTLLSIKTGGCPEDCGYCSQSVHADSGVEATKLMDVRAILQMAAQAKDNGSQRFCMGAAWRNPKDRDMPAIVEIVKGVRDMGLETCMTLGMLTRKQADMLAEAGLDYYNHNIDSSPEYYERVISTRKFDERIETLEHVRDSGINVCSGGIVGMGETRDDRVGFIHTLATLPQHPESVPVNALVPVKGTVLGDMLADTPLAKIDDIEFVRTVAVARITMPMSMVRLSAGRESMSEATQALCFMAGANSIFTGDKLLTAPNAGDDSDAELFAKLGLKALQGEEPMRAEKLEQVVEAAE, from the coding sequence ATGAAAACTAACTGGACCCGCGCGGAAATTGCAGAGCTGTTCGATCTGCCCTTCACCGAATTGCTGTTCCGCGCCGCTACTTTGCACCGTGAATACCATGCGTCGGATGAGGTCCAGCTATGCACGCTGTTGTCGATCAAGACTGGCGGTTGCCCTGAAGATTGCGGCTATTGCTCGCAATCGGTCCATGCCGATAGCGGGGTGGAAGCTACCAAACTGATGGACGTCCGCGCGATCCTGCAAATGGCGGCGCAAGCCAAGGACAATGGCTCGCAGCGTTTCTGCATGGGTGCGGCGTGGCGCAACCCCAAGGACCGCGACATGCCGGCGATTGTCGAGATCGTCAAAGGCGTGCGCGATATGGGGCTGGAGACCTGCATGACGCTGGGCATGCTGACGCGTAAACAGGCGGATATGCTGGCCGAGGCGGGACTGGACTATTATAATCACAATATCGACAGCTCACCCGAATATTATGAGCGGGTGATTTCGACCCGCAAATTTGATGAGCGCATCGAAACGCTGGAGCATGTGCGCGACAGTGGCATCAATGTCTGTTCCGGCGGCATTGTTGGTATGGGCGAGACGCGTGATGACCGCGTCGGCTTTATCCATACGCTGGCCACACTGCCCCAACATCCCGAAAGCGTGCCGGTCAACGCGCTGGTGCCGGTCAAGGGCACGGTGCTGGGCGATATGCTCGCCGATACGCCGCTGGCCAAGATTGACGATATCGAATTTGTCCGCACCGTTGCGGTGGCGCGGATCACCATGCCCATGTCGATGGTTCGCCTCAGCGCAGGCCGCGAAAGCATGAGCGAGGCAACACAGGCGCTGTGCTTTATGGCAGGCGCGAACTCGATCTTTACCGGCGACAAGCTGCTCACCGCACCCAATGCCGGGGATGACAGTGATGCGGAATTGTTTGCGAAGCTGGGACTAAAGGCGCTGCAGGGTGAGGAGCCTATGCGTGCGGAGAAACTAGAGCAGGTAGTTGAAGCCGCAGAGTGA